One Burkholderiales bacterium DNA segment encodes these proteins:
- a CDS encoding polyphosphate kinase 2 family protein, protein MFKAIASPHLVPFDGSFREKDARTAPAKAADAGESRKRPNKLVEELSEMQELLYASDRYAALLIFQALDAAGKDSTIGKVLTGVNPLGCQVFSFKAPSAEELDHDFLWRTTRCLPERGRIGVFNRSYYEEVLVVRVHPEYLQAQRLPQTDPEKLWQERFESIREYEQHLARSGVVILKFWLNVSKDEQRRRFLARLDEPHKNWKFNPNDVKEREHWDDYMRAYRDALNATSRSWAPWYAIPADDKDYMRETVAEIIVDNLKRLSLEYPTPSAEARAEFAEQRKLLAAD, encoded by the coding sequence ATGTTCAAAGCCATCGCCAGCCCGCATCTCGTCCCTTTTGACGGATCGTTTCGGGAGAAAGATGCGCGAACCGCCCCGGCAAAAGCTGCCGATGCGGGCGAGAGCAGGAAGCGGCCGAACAAGCTGGTCGAAGAGCTCAGCGAGATGCAGGAGCTTTTGTACGCTTCGGACCGATACGCGGCGCTGCTGATTTTTCAGGCGCTCGATGCGGCCGGCAAGGACAGCACGATCGGCAAGGTTTTGACCGGCGTCAATCCGCTCGGTTGTCAGGTTTTTTCATTCAAGGCGCCGAGCGCCGAGGAACTCGATCACGATTTTCTCTGGCGCACCACGCGCTGCCTGCCCGAGCGCGGGCGGATCGGCGTCTTCAATCGCAGCTATTACGAGGAAGTGCTGGTCGTGCGCGTGCACCCGGAATATCTGCAAGCGCAAAGGTTGCCGCAGACCGATCCCGAAAAGCTCTGGCAAGAGCGCTTTGAGTCGATTCGCGAATACGAACAGCACCTCGCGCGCAGTGGCGTTGTCATACTGAAATTCTGGCTCAACGTCTCCAAAGACGAACAGCGGCGGCGTTTTCTGGCGCGTCTCGACGAGCCGCACAAAAACTGGAAGTTCAACCCCAACGATGTGAAAGAGCGCGAGCATTGGGACGACTACATGCGGGCTTACCGGGACGCGCTGAACGCGACATCGCGGTCATGGGCGCCGTGGTATGCGATTCCGGCCGACGACAAGGATTACATGCGAGAAACCGTTGCCGAAATCATCGTCGACAACCTGAAGCGGCTATCACTTGAATACCCCACGCCAAGCGCCGAGGCTCGTGCCGAATTCGCCGAACAACGCAAACTGCTCGCAGCGGACTAG